One Candidatus Nitrososphaera evergladensis SR1 genomic window carries:
- a CDS encoding CBS domain-containing protein — protein MQADLERKVGELATPEILVMDELSTVAQAAKAMKKKDSSSVFVSRGSTKDLVGIITERDILYRVVAENMGPFKTTLKEVMSAPLIIIDYSATVLEAILLMRKEGIRRLPVRRDGGIVGVVTLLSITGNIPSKSVEAGQVETSLGSSGIACPYCGSGFESKKDLSKHIDRLHIGSGLLEGDLRQI, from the coding sequence ATGCAGGCCGATCTTGAAAGAAAGGTTGGAGAGCTGGCGACTCCGGAAATTCTTGTGATGGACGAGTTGTCTACAGTTGCGCAAGCAGCAAAGGCAATGAAGAAAAAGGACTCTTCGAGCGTATTTGTATCTCGAGGAAGTACAAAAGATCTAGTGGGAATTATTACCGAGAGGGATATACTTTATAGAGTAGTTGCAGAAAACATGGGGCCCTTCAAGACAACCTTGAAAGAGGTCATGAGCGCTCCGCTTATCATAATCGATTATTCTGCAACTGTGCTAGAGGCGATCCTTCTCATGAGAAAGGAAGGAATAAGGAGGCTTCCTGTTAGAAGAGATGGAGGTATAGTCGGTGTTGTAACGCTTTTATCGATCACGGGCAACATCCCAAGCAAGAGTGTTGAGGCAGGACAGGTTGAGACAAGTCTGGGCAGCAGTGGCATAGCCTGCCCATACTGTGGATCAGGCTTTGAGAGCAAAAAGGATCTCTCAAAGCACATCGATAGGCTGCACATTGGAAGCGGCCTTCTGGAAGGCGACCTGAGGCAGATCTGA
- a CDS encoding universal stress protein, with amino-acid sequence MYRKILVPYEGSQFSERAAEHAAYLAKLSGAKVTFLTVTALPSLIYTYNEAVNAAISEAAELLIMSSESPVVRSLKSRVEKCKKRGIDAKLVHTVGDPAMLVLETARKEGTDLIVLGSKGLKGVSKLKVFGSVARKVTELLVCPVLLVH; translated from the coding sequence ATGTATCGCAAGATACTCGTTCCGTACGAAGGTTCACAGTTCTCTGAAAGAGCGGCAGAACACGCGGCATACCTTGCGAAGTTGTCAGGTGCAAAGGTTACGTTTCTTACCGTCACGGCGCTTCCTTCTCTTATCTATACATACAATGAGGCCGTAAACGCAGCAATAAGCGAAGCCGCGGAGCTTCTCATCATGTCATCTGAATCGCCTGTCGTCAGATCATTAAAGTCGCGAGTAGAAAAATGCAAAAAACGGGGTATAGATGCGAAGCTCGTACATACCGTTGGCGACCCTGCAATGCTAGTGTTAGAGACCGCAAGAAAAGAAGGGACCGACCTAATAGTTTTGGGAAGCAAGGGCCTCAAAGGTGTGTCAAAGCTCAAGGTGTTCGGAAGCGTTGCGCGTAAAGTTACAGAGCTCTTAGTATGTCCGGTTCTCCTAGTGCATTGA
- a CDS encoding CBS domain-containing protein → MSAVSEIMSSKIVTVDADSDPSVLDVVEAMVKHKEGAIIILEKRRPVGIITERDVLKKVSAQNKKPKEISAKSIMSSPLITVKAYDSVDTAAQAMTKNKIKRLPVVETGGSLVGMMSATDITRRLAKILADDYSRYRSLGDALEL, encoded by the coding sequence ATGAGTGCAGTAAGCGAAATAATGTCCTCAAAGATTGTAACTGTTGACGCCGACTCAGACCCCTCCGTGCTTGATGTCGTAGAAGCAATGGTTAAGCACAAGGAAGGTGCCATAATAATCTTGGAAAAAAGAAGACCAGTGGGCATAATTACAGAGAGAGATGTTCTTAAAAAGGTCTCAGCTCAAAACAAAAAGCCAAAGGAAATATCTGCCAAGAGTATCATGTCATCGCCCCTAATAACCGTCAAGGCATACGATTCTGTCGATACTGCTGCCCAAGCTATGACAAAGAACAAAATAAAAAGACTGCCAGTTGTAGAAACTGGCGGTTCGCTTGTCGGCATGATGTCTGCAACTGATATCACCAGAAGGCTAGCTAAAATTCTTGCAGACGACTATAGTCGTTACCGCTCACTTGGGGACGCACTTGAACTATAG
- a CDS encoding P-II family nitrogen regulator gives MNKLDIIIPQERLPRLNKLLHKHKVGGMSFYDIKGGGRTIQERVTVGRGVMTYVPEFGFRTKVQVLVPDALS, from the coding sequence ATGAACAAGCTTGATATAATCATCCCTCAAGAGCGCCTACCCAGGCTTAACAAGCTACTACACAAACACAAGGTTGGCGGAATGTCCTTTTATGATATCAAGGGAGGAGGGCGCACAATACAGGAACGAGTGACTGTTGGAAGAGGCGTCATGACTTATGTACCAGAGTTTGGCTTCCGCACCAAGGTTCAGGTACTAGTGCCTGACGCTTTAAGTTAA
- a CDS encoding multicopper oxidase domain-containing protein: MKRPAIWYLVAGLVMGITLSMVFVFIFETRFISQAQQQQQEQLSTVSPISSGAYITANDVYPKASNPNPQHREYTLIAQNAEIEVAKSVKAKVWTYNGTVPAPTLRFNEGDSVTVKFINKTPYSHTLHFHGSHNSANDGVIPQVLPGQQYVYNFTAEEAGLFMYHCHAFPTTEHVRMGMYGAMIIDPVHHPMQPAREYLFVLSELDPTNALANFTQFYPINGYADQYMEEPIRVVKNETARFYVIGIGGVLQSPFHIHSTLFKVWQSGILWNAPHWAQTHLVANGDTAIIEAKWDEPGRYLFHVHGIQEERGSMAFLDVLDNDTQLKALEKPSNMPQSKSMIEWQEQRIESLEKAKLTEYDNLGQASMPPSSMHSNHHGGSNNAEENAAGNVTAVKADAVTIVKGSSTPDITKPFVPAAVSVHEGTTVTWTNDDNAIHTVTEVNNIFDSGFVQAGAKWQHAFKEEGKFDYYCMLHPWMKGTVIVE, translated from the coding sequence GTGAAAAGACCTGCAATCTGGTACCTCGTAGCAGGACTAGTTATGGGCATTACTTTGAGTATGGTCTTTGTATTCATCTTTGAGACTCGATTTATTTCTCAGGCTCAGCAGCAACAACAAGAACAGCTAAGCACCGTTTCCCCTATATCATCCGGTGCATATATCACCGCAAATGATGTTTATCCCAAGGCCAGCAATCCAAATCCTCAACATAGAGAATATACACTGATAGCGCAGAACGCAGAGATCGAAGTAGCCAAGAGCGTAAAAGCAAAGGTCTGGACGTACAATGGCACAGTTCCGGCGCCCACACTGAGATTTAATGAAGGCGACAGCGTTACAGTCAAGTTCATCAACAAGACTCCATACTCTCACACACTCCATTTTCACGGCTCCCACAATTCAGCCAACGATGGTGTAATTCCACAAGTGTTGCCGGGACAGCAATACGTCTACAATTTCACTGCAGAAGAAGCGGGTCTGTTTATGTATCACTGCCACGCGTTTCCTACAACAGAGCACGTCAGAATGGGAATGTACGGAGCCATGATCATTGATCCTGTTCACCATCCAATGCAACCTGCAAGGGAATACCTGTTTGTCCTGAGCGAGCTTGATCCTACTAACGCTCTTGCAAACTTTACGCAGTTCTACCCCATTAACGGTTATGCAGACCAGTACATGGAAGAACCAATCCGGGTAGTAAAGAACGAAACTGCAAGATTCTACGTAATAGGAATTGGTGGCGTTCTTCAGTCGCCCTTCCACATCCACAGTACATTATTCAAAGTATGGCAATCGGGAATATTGTGGAACGCTCCGCACTGGGCGCAGACACACCTTGTTGCTAATGGCGACACGGCAATAATTGAAGCTAAATGGGATGAGCCGGGCAGATACCTCTTTCATGTTCATGGAATACAGGAAGAGAGAGGCTCAATGGCATTTCTAGACGTGCTTGACAATGACACGCAACTGAAGGCGCTTGAAAAGCCAAGCAACATGCCGCAAAGTAAGTCCATGATCGAATGGCAAGAACAACGCATAGAGAGTCTTGAAAAGGCAAAGCTGACTGAATATGATAACCTTGGCCAAGCATCAATGCCGCCATCATCCATGCACTCCAATCATCATGGCGGCAGCAATAATGCTGAGGAAAACGCTGCTGGAAACGTGACTGCAGTCAAGGCAGATGCGGTAACAATTGTGAAAGGATCTTCGACTCCTGATATTACAAAGCCGTTTGTGCCCGCGGCCGTAAGTGTTCACGAAGGAACTACGGTCACATGGACAAACGATGATAATGCGATCCACACAGTGACAGAAGTGAACAACATCTTTGATTCAGGCTTCGTACAGGCTGGAGCAAAGTGGCAGCATGCGTTCAAGGAGGAAGGCAAGTTCGATTACTACTGCATGCTTCACCCTTGGATGAAAGGAACGGTGATTGTTGAGTAA
- a CDS encoding cbb3-type cytochrome c oxidase subunit I, which translates to MTAGPMSRVGNEKDKWTKRFMAAAIVQGAIVAGLTIFLLLSQISFLKPEISRVIAGGGAGTWFTFGYVMYIIIGVIGVAVSALFYHYLENVVGKRMQKGADVLAWVHLILMNIGTVATMGMLMYAGYIGGASMLPQSVGGKGYNAGQAHEILAPFVEPISATVIMIVIGVIAGGAGFLLTYSSTSSGRESFSERRRGKGATEAA; encoded by the coding sequence ATGACGGCAGGACCAATGTCCAGAGTTGGAAACGAGAAGGATAAGTGGACCAAAAGGTTTATGGCAGCAGCTATCGTCCAAGGGGCAATTGTTGCGGGGTTAACAATCTTTCTGCTGCTAAGTCAGATATCGTTTCTAAAACCAGAAATATCCAGAGTTATTGCAGGAGGTGGTGCAGGAACATGGTTTACTTTCGGTTACGTTATGTATATCATCATCGGCGTCATTGGCGTAGCGGTATCTGCGTTGTTTTATCATTATCTTGAAAACGTAGTGGGAAAGCGCATGCAAAAGGGTGCAGATGTCTTGGCTTGGGTCCACCTCATTCTGATGAACATAGGAACTGTCGCCACAATGGGCATGCTGATGTACGCTGGGTACATTGGAGGAGCGTCAATGCTGCCACAAAGCGTTGGAGGGAAGGGCTATAACGCGGGACAAGCCCACGAGATTCTAGCACCCTTTGTCGAGCCCATATCGGCAACTGTAATCATGATCGTGATAGGAGTCATAGCAGGTGGGGCGGGCTTTCTTCTCACTTATAGCTCCACATCATCTGGCAGAGAGTCTTTTTCCGAAAGGAGAAGAGGAAAGGGCGCTACGGAGGCTGCGTGA
- a CDS encoding VIT1/CCC1 transporter family protein, translated as MRWSLEDFVYGATDGAVTTFAVVAGVVGASLSPAIVLILGFANLFADGFSMAVGNYLATKSQKEAIERARQREEWEIDHLADQEKQEIRDIYAKKGFKDELLEEIVRIITSRRKVWLDTMMKEELGLIEDRRRPIDTAVTTFAAFNAIGVIPLLPFVAIYAAGTITISQEAFVYSSVFTAIAFFIIGAVKGRILGKSLARSGLGTLALGGIAAAVAFLVGYILNHLVS; from the coding sequence ATGAGATGGTCGCTAGAGGATTTTGTGTATGGCGCAACTGATGGCGCGGTTACCACCTTCGCTGTCGTTGCAGGTGTAGTGGGAGCATCGCTTTCTCCTGCCATCGTGCTTATTCTCGGATTTGCCAATCTCTTTGCAGATGGCTTTTCCATGGCTGTCGGGAACTATCTTGCGACCAAGTCGCAAAAAGAAGCCATTGAAAGAGCACGTCAGCGCGAAGAATGGGAGATTGACCACCTTGCAGATCAGGAAAAGCAGGAAATTCGTGACATTTACGCGAAGAAGGGCTTCAAGGATGAGCTGCTCGAGGAAATTGTACGCATAATTACTTCAAGGCGCAAGGTGTGGCTCGACACGATGATGAAAGAAGAGCTCGGTCTAATCGAGGATAGGAGAAGACCAATTGATACAGCAGTTACAACATTTGCGGCCTTCAACGCAATAGGCGTGATACCGCTTTTGCCCTTTGTAGCAATATATGCGGCGGGCACGATAACAATATCGCAGGAAGCATTTGTTTATTCTAGCGTCTTTACCGCTATAGCATTTTTTATTATTGGTGCAGTAAAAGGAAGGATACTGGGCAAGTCGCTTGCGAGGTCGGGTCTTGGCACGCTTGCGCTGGGCGGAATTGCCGCGGCTGTTGCATTCCTAGTTGGTTACATACTCAATCATCTAGTGTCATGA
- a CDS encoding universal stress protein, translating to MVEISRFKKILTPVDGSKESLRAVDVAISIARKYDSWLTALYIVHIPFGENRSSYPRTMWYKEFADDVKEDTRKWFEEIQKKGKENKLEIEMKMTETIKSVPSEIVRFAEVDKTDLIVIGSRGRSGVKKLLLGSVASGVLTYAPCPVMVVR from the coding sequence GTGGTAGAGATAAGCAGGTTCAAGAAAATTCTTACACCAGTCGATGGTTCTAAAGAGTCCCTGCGAGCCGTTGATGTCGCCATCTCGATAGCAAGAAAATACGACTCGTGGTTAACTGCCCTTTACATTGTACACATACCTTTTGGAGAAAATCGTTCTTCTTATCCTAGGACAATGTGGTACAAGGAGTTCGCGGACGATGTCAAGGAGGACACTCGCAAATGGTTTGAAGAAATTCAAAAGAAGGGAAAAGAAAACAAGTTAGAGATAGAGATGAAAATGACAGAAACCATCAAGTCCGTTCCATCCGAAATAGTAAGATTTGCTGAAGTGGACAAAACCGACTTGATTGTAATTGGGTCACGAGGAAGATCCGGCGTCAAAAAATTATTACTTGGCAGCGTTGCATCAGGCGTTCTGACCTATGCTCCTTGCCCAGTAATGGTCGTAAGATAA
- a CDS encoding cupredoxin domain-containing protein, producing MIALVGTIAAFGILLVLVSGGAVRHVAIFLPEKTEDTIAFRNIDGEVQVMGVKGIAGVNPTLLTRTGDYVLELTVINEDDRVHVLYIDGGIHTKVLRPGDSDVITFHSKDEATYNYYDWGSGRGPLGQIQAIKVTMYE from the coding sequence TTGATCGCGCTAGTGGGAACGATAGCTGCATTTGGCATATTGCTAGTACTTGTAAGTGGCGGCGCGGTGAGGCACGTCGCCATATTCCTGCCCGAAAAGACGGAAGATACAATAGCCTTCAGGAATATCGATGGTGAGGTACAGGTAATGGGCGTCAAAGGGATCGCAGGCGTAAACCCTACTTTGCTCACAAGAACAGGGGACTATGTACTTGAACTTACTGTCATAAATGAGGATGACAGAGTTCACGTGCTCTATATTGATGGAGGAATTCATACTAAAGTACTCAGGCCAGGAGACAGCGATGTGATAACATTTCATTCAAAAGATGAGGCAACGTACAACTATTATGATTGGGGTTCAGGTAGAGGTCCACTCGGTCAGATACAGGCGATCAAAGTGACCATGTATGAATAG
- a CDS encoding DEAD/DEAH box helicase, with protein MMKTKANDDGHPNLKTQKIIFTSAFDLLRNPLANDDAIIIKNENPQPPSDLCQEKEKKEGIGEFRRHHLLPSQYGGPAIKSLHFPFALKPDQIKAVEAWMANGQRGSLIYSSGTGKTEIAFECARQAADRSGKQHFRVLLILPRIVLIEQNYRRLVNYGISKEKIGRYFGEQKEIREITLSTYHSVANAFSLVRDADMIIFDEVHLASNTARAFSRIFDIVSKKENGNKALLGLTATIDEDDPRNFTILTVLPPVRKYLIKDAVLDGRLARPVIVPIRVTLTEREQKTYDACSDKIKRISSRFHRHDPQSMMKLLKAGGFPSWQARAWFLNVRKRKTLLASADNKLSRAAELIAEKQRNKQKVMVFSETLESVRKLKQMLKENEIDSMIIDSSMPSFKRQRILSQWGTKFYPLLSVHTLEIGYDVPEVDVEIILASTSNMNQVVQRIGRVIRKFRGKEHAFVYVVYVADTKDDYMFSTFKRAINSAAC; from the coding sequence ATGATGAAAACAAAAGCAAATGATGATGGTCATCCTAATCTAAAGACTCAAAAAATAATCTTTACTTCGGCCTTTGACCTGCTTCGCAATCCCCTTGCAAATGATGATGCCATCATTATCAAGAACGAGAATCCTCAGCCTCCAAGTGACCTTTGCCAAGAAAAAGAAAAGAAAGAAGGCATTGGTGAATTCAGGCGCCATCATCTTTTGCCCTCACAGTACGGAGGGCCTGCTATCAAGTCCCTGCACTTTCCTTTTGCTCTAAAGCCTGACCAGATCAAGGCAGTGGAAGCATGGATGGCAAATGGGCAAAGAGGGTCATTGATCTACAGCAGCGGAACAGGCAAGACTGAAATTGCATTTGAATGCGCAAGGCAGGCGGCTGACCGTTCAGGGAAACAACATTTCCGCGTTCTTTTAATTTTGCCTAGGATTGTCTTGATAGAGCAGAACTATCGTAGGCTAGTCAACTACGGCATTTCAAAGGAAAAGATAGGCAGGTACTTTGGCGAGCAGAAGGAAATCCGGGAGATAACGCTCAGTACATACCACAGCGTAGCAAATGCGTTCAGCTTGGTACGAGATGCTGACATGATAATCTTTGACGAGGTCCATCTTGCAAGTAACACTGCACGCGCATTCAGCAGGATATTTGACATCGTATCAAAAAAGGAGAACGGCAACAAGGCTCTGCTTGGGCTTACTGCTACCATAGATGAAGATGATCCGCGCAACTTTACTATTCTGACTGTTCTGCCGCCTGTCAGAAAATACCTGATAAAAGATGCAGTTCTAGATGGGCGCCTGGCCAGGCCGGTCATAGTTCCGATAAGAGTAACGCTGACGGAAAGGGAGCAAAAAACCTATGATGCATGCAGCGACAAAATCAAGAGAATCTCGTCTAGATTTCACAGGCACGACCCTCAGAGTATGATGAAACTATTGAAGGCGGGCGGGTTTCCAAGCTGGCAGGCCAGAGCGTGGTTTCTAAACGTAAGAAAAAGAAAGACGCTTCTTGCCTCTGCCGATAACAAGCTATCAAGAGCCGCAGAACTGATCGCAGAAAAACAGCGCAACAAGCAGAAGGTGATGGTTTTTAGCGAGACCCTGGAGTCTGTCCGAAAGCTAAAGCAAATGCTCAAGGAGAATGAAATAGACTCTATGATCATCGACAGCAGCATGCCATCGTTCAAGAGGCAACGGATATTGTCGCAGTGGGGAACCAAGTTTTACCCTCTGCTATCTGTCCATACCTTGGAAATCGGCTACGACGTGCCCGAAGTAGACGTGGAGATAATCCTTGCGTCGACGTCTAACATGAACCAAGTCGTCCAGAGGATTGGCAGGGTGATCCGAAAATTTAGAGGCAAGGAACACGCCTTTGTGTATGTCGTCTACGTGGCTGATACCAAGGATGACTACATGTTCTCAACGTTCAAAAGGGCAATAAACTCGGCGGCTTGTTAG
- the cobJ gene encoding precorrin-3B C(17)-methyltransferase, translating into MTSEPANKGKLYVVGVGPGHHDHMTYRAKQVIEESEVIVGYETYVGLVEDLIQGKEVYRYAMTQEVDRANQAIGFAEKGRIVSLVSSGDPGIYGMVGLIYEILAEKGWDKDSGIYVECVPGVSSLNSCAALVGSPLMTDFAVVSMSDLLVPWDMIVKRVEAAALGDYVTVIYNPASKKRVHQLRDTRDIFLKYRKPETPVAIIKGAYRETQQVVITTIDEMLEHQDMLGMITTVIVGNSSTYNYKGMMINPRGYTSKYQLVKETPQAKA; encoded by the coding sequence ATGACAAGTGAACCTGCAAATAAAGGCAAGCTGTACGTGGTAGGCGTAGGCCCCGGTCACCACGACCATATGACGTACAGGGCAAAGCAGGTCATCGAGGAAAGCGAAGTCATTGTTGGGTATGAAACGTACGTCGGCCTAGTGGAAGACCTGATACAGGGCAAGGAAGTGTACCGTTATGCTATGACGCAGGAAGTGGACAGGGCAAACCAGGCAATCGGGTTTGCAGAAAAAGGAAGGATCGTTTCGCTTGTTTCATCCGGCGACCCGGGCATCTATGGCATGGTCGGGCTCATTTACGAAATCCTTGCAGAAAAGGGCTGGGACAAGGATTCAGGCATCTATGTCGAGTGCGTTCCGGGAGTCTCGTCTCTAAACTCTTGCGCAGCCCTTGTCGGGTCGCCTCTGATGACAGACTTTGCGGTCGTCAGCATGAGCGACCTTTTGGTCCCGTGGGACATGATAGTAAAGAGGGTCGAAGCGGCCGCGCTTGGCGATTATGTCACCGTCATTTACAACCCTGCAAGCAAAAAGCGGGTGCACCAGCTGCGCGACACCCGCGACATTTTTCTAAAATACAGAAAGCCGGAAACCCCGGTAGCCATAATCAAGGGTGCGTACAGGGAGACCCAGCAGGTGGTCATTACAACTATTGACGAGATGCTTGAGCACCAAGACATGCTTGGCATGATAACAACCGTCATTGTGGGCAACTCGTCGACCTACAACTACAAGGGCATGATGATAAACCCGCGGGGCTACACGTCAAAATACCAGCTAGTAAAAGAAACGCCGCAAGCCAAGGCGTAA
- a CDS encoding PepSY domain-containing protein, whose product MSSLTGSKTVFSLSLLVMGFAVASSVMIVPAAFAQNTTSPGGNQTMPGGNQTTPGGNSTQPVAFPGSNSIVNVQLNGNQTMTPEQGAQMPGQMNGSINVKQAIKDFLTDNLNVTLGDAIATAEAQVANGTTVAAHLDVVQGFLVYRVIVVDINNEIIHNVIVDAGNGSVLASQAISLAELAAMHGGMMMGPHGGMFGGGGPGSQMMMQPPPEMMQPPSGNETSEGPMMGMGFQA is encoded by the coding sequence ATGTCAAGTCTAACAGGAAGTAAGACAGTGTTTTCTCTTTCCCTGTTGGTGATGGGCTTTGCAGTCGCATCGTCGGTTATGATTGTGCCGGCAGCGTTTGCACAAAACACCACCAGCCCGGGAGGCAATCAGACGATGCCGGGTGGAAATCAAACGACGCCGGGAGGCAATAGCACCCAGCCGGTCGCTTTTCCAGGCAGCAACAGCATAGTCAATGTGCAGCTTAATGGCAATCAGACCATGACTCCAGAACAAGGTGCTCAAATGCCGGGTCAGATGAATGGCAGCATCAATGTCAAGCAAGCCATAAAGGATTTCCTAACTGACAATCTGAACGTAACACTTGGCGACGCAATAGCAACAGCAGAAGCTCAGGTTGCCAACGGAACAACAGTTGCAGCACATCTTGATGTAGTGCAGGGCTTCTTGGTATACAGAGTAATCGTAGTTGACATAAACAACGAAATCATACACAATGTAATCGTTGACGCGGGTAATGGAAGCGTACTTGCCTCGCAGGCAATATCGCTTGCTGAGCTTGCTGCTATGCATGGAGGCATGATGATGGGTCCCCACGGTGGAATGTTTGGCGGAGGCGGTCCAGGCAGCCAAATGATGATGCAACCGCCACCAGAAATGATGCAACCGCCATCGGGCAACGAGACCTCAGAAGGTCCGATGATGGGCATGGGCTTCCAAGCCTAG
- a CDS encoding DUF2795 domain-containing protein has protein sequence MAKEDKPEPRTIKTRTGPTEKQNNTTTRFICKVCGDTFDDQDVLRRHVDTMHEQKRTVTATEVIRKAFGGRINFPKTKAEIVKEVEENKESLPLEVVDVVRNMPDRRYNDEADFVRGIKDYTGGSIAE, from the coding sequence ATGGCAAAGGAAGACAAACCTGAGCCGCGCACGATAAAGACGCGGACGGGACCGACGGAAAAACAGAATAATACTACTACTAGGTTCATCTGCAAGGTCTGCGGCGACACTTTTGACGATCAGGATGTTCTCAGGCGGCATGTTGACACGATGCACGAGCAAAAGAGGACGGTGACTGCCACCGAAGTCATCCGGAAGGCATTTGGCGGCAGGATAAACTTTCCAAAAACCAAAGCCGAGATTGTAAAGGAGGTAGAGGAAAACAAAGAGTCGCTGCCGCTTGAAGTCGTCGATGTCGTACGGAACATGCCGGACAGGAGGTACAACGACGAGGCAGACTTTGTACGCGGAATAAAAGACTACACCGGCGGCTCAATTGCAGAATAA
- a CDS encoding integrase, whose amino-acid sequence MGYCRKIFSTYLRMNGIESELIDLLQGRIPKTVFARHYFRPDFDKNTERVRNLVEALMTQIV is encoded by the coding sequence GGCTATTGTCGCAAGATATTCTCCACCTATCTTCGCATGAATGGCATCGAGTCTGAGCTTATTGACCTGCTTCAAGGTAGAATACCAAAGACTGTTTTTGCCCGGCATTATTTCAGGCCAGATTTCGACAAGAATACAGAAAGGGTTAGGAATTTGGTTGAAGCCTTGATGACGCAGATTGTTTAA